In Rutidosis leptorrhynchoides isolate AG116_Rl617_1_P2 chromosome 2, CSIRO_AGI_Rlap_v1, whole genome shotgun sequence, one genomic interval encodes:
- the LOC139894514 gene encoding wall-associated receptor kinase-like 1: MKLLQAAYFLLVFLPLTKSESVLPHYAKHGCTDRCGNVTIPYPFGIGAHCSFNKWYVVECNSSTPYLSALNHFQIISFDLKKQTVTVNTPTVTKTLGCQNDISVHDTKSSVDLGWSPFWFSSDDNKLVLEGRGHVVISDNGNVLSGCSATYNDTSIRTVNEKYTCLGITCCQTTVPYYLKSYAVKLTGRDKSCESAFFVDKNSYVRDGNISDVVPVILLWTLSELDFSRINCCQKHKDRKRTITTGSNGTQLDTWSCDMDSAFEGNRYLKDGCVVKEECARCRENGNYCDYKNPDEVFNCSVYPPEFYYNEGLKVTLRGVILGFILSMGEICLAILSYVLYNLIKKIKERRRRKKFFKRNGGLLLKQQEEADPSLVNKTILFTSRELEKATDNFNENRILGRGGQGTVYKGMLVDGRIVAVKKSKVIDESQLEQFINEVVILSQVTHRNVVKLLGCCLETDVPLLVSEFISNGTLYERLHNEDQEFPISLNIRLQIAAEVAGALAYLHSATFIPIFHRDIKSTNILLDDKNRAKISDSGISRFVSLDQTHLTTLVKGTFGYLDPEYFQSSRFTEKSDVYSFGVVLVELLTGEKPILLTGFGEHRSLASYFELAMEEERGMSIFDANVIKEGTRDELLAIAYLALRCLNMKGRNRPTMKEVAVELETIRTSHVPSMVQANIVPLIYEDALPMLPYAESTSTFFSFDVNISQ, from the exons ATGAAGTTACTTCAAGCAGCCTACTTTTTACTTGTCTTCCTTCCATTAACAAAATCTGAATCAGTACTTCCGCACTATGCCAAGCATGGGTGTACCGATAGATGCGGGAACGTAACAATTCCGTATCCATTTGGTATCGGAGCACACTGTTCCTTCAACAAATGGTACGTTGTTGAGTGCAACTCCTCGACGCCATATCTATCCGCACTCAACCACTTCCAAATCATAAGTTTCGACTTGAAAAAACAAACGGTCACTGTGAACACGCCAACAGTGACAAAAACCTTAGGTTGCCAAAACGATATTAGTGTTCATGATACAAAGAGTAGTGTTGATCTTGGTTGGAGCCCTTTTTGGTTTTCTAGTGATGATAATAAACTAGTGCTTGAAGGGCGTGGTCACGTTGTCATTTCGGATAACGGGAATGTGCTGAGCGGGTGTTCAGCGACATATAATGATACTAGTATACGTACTGTTAACGAGAAATACACGTGCCTTGGCATTACATGTTGCCAAACAACAGTTCCTTATTATCTCAAGTCGTACGCTGTGAAGCTTACGGGCAGAGATAAATCTTGTGAGTCTGCCTTCTTTGTTGATAAAAATTCGTACGTTCGTGATGGTAATATTTCGGACGTTGTTCCGGTAATACTTTTGTGGACTCTGTCTGAACTTGACTTTTCTCGAATAAATTGTTGTCAAAAACATAAGGATCGTAAGAGAACAATAACGACTGGTAGTAACGGTACTCAGTTGGATACTTGGTCGTGTGACATGGATTCGGCTTTCGAAGGGAACCGATATTTAAAAGATGGGTGCGTTG TTAAGGAAGAATGTGCAAGGTGCCGAGAAAACGGAAATTACTGTGACTATAAGAATCCAGATGAAGTCTTCAATTGTTCTGTTTATCCACCAGAGTTTTATTATAATGAGGGCCTCAAGGTAACGTTGCGGGGCGTTATTCTAG GCTTCATATTAAGCATGGGTGAAATTTGTCTCGCGATACTCAGCTATGTACTGTACAATCTgataaagaaaataaaagaaaggaGACGACGAAAAAAGTTTTTCAAACGCAACGGTGGTTTACTTTTAAAACAACAAGAAGAAGCTGACCCGTCTTTAGTTAACAAAACCATACTTTTTACATCACGTGAATTGGAGAAGGCGACTGACAACTTCAATGAGAATAGAATTCTAGGTCGAGGAGGACAAGGTACAGTCTATAAAGGAATGTTAGTAGATGGAAGGATTGTGGCGGTCAAAAAGTCAAAAGTAATCGATGAAAGTCAATTAGAACAATTTATCAATGAAGTTGTCATTCTTTCGCAAGTTACGCATAGGAATGTTGTCAAATTATTAGGATGTTGCTTAGAAACTGACGTTCCTCTCCTAGTTTCCGAATTCATTTCAAATGGTACGTTATACGAACGTCTTCACAACGAAGATCAAGAATTCCCAATTTCTTTGAATATAAGATTACAAATTGCTGCAGAGGTTGCAGGAGCACTCGCTTACCTGCACTCAGCAACTTTCATTCCAATATTTCATAGGGACATCAAAAGCACTAATATACTTTTAGACGACAAGAACAGGGCCAAAATTTCTGACTCTGGAATTTCAAGATTTGTCTCGTTAGATCAAACTCACCTGACCACCTTAGTCAAAGGTACATTTGGCTACCTAGATCCCGAGTATTTCCAATCTAGCCGGTTCACTGAGAAGAGTGATGTTTATAGTTTTGGAGTTGTTTTGGTTGAACTCTTGACAGGAGAAAAACCAATACTCTTAACGGGATTCGGTGAACATAGAAGTTTGGCTTCATACTTTGAGTTGGCTATGGAAGAAGAGCGTGGTATGTCAATTTTTGATGCAAATGTGATTAAGGAGGGCACTAGGGATGAGCTTCTTGCAATAGCTTACCTTGCATTGCGATGTTTGAATATGAAAGGAAGAAACAGACCAACAATGAAGGAAGTAGCTGTAGAGTTAGAAACCATACGAACATCGCACGTTCCATCTATGGTTCAAGCAAATATTGTACCCTTAATATACGAGGATGCTTTACCAATGCTACCATATGCCGAATCAACATCAACATTCTTTAGCTTTGACGTTAACATTAGTCAATGA